The Lepidochelys kempii isolate rLepKem1 chromosome 5, rLepKem1.hap2, whole genome shotgun sequence genome window below encodes:
- the TMEM267 gene encoding transmembrane protein 267 isoform X1, with product MLLAMASETEKAHALLQTFSTASVISSLGLGMFCFIADRLLQFPFIQQHDWLRALSDNGVHGVVGVWSWVIVIGLRKKSDFSEVILAGFLSSVIDVDHFFLAHSLSLQAALTLPQRPLLHCSTVIPVVAVTLKFIMHLFRLKDSWCFLPWMLCISWTSHHVRDGIRHGLWICPFGKTAPLPYWLYVAITASLPHLCSFVMYLTGVRIQILGWCKLVTSVELYQLTPPEDLACGDVFMEEKL from the exons ATGTTACTTGCTATGGCATCTGAGACTGAAAAGGCTCATGCTCTTCTCCAAACTTTCAGCACAGCTTCAGTTATTTCCAGTTTAGGACTGGGAATGTTCTGCTTCATAGCAGACCGACTTCTGCAGTTCCCTTTCATTCAGCAACACGACTGGCTCCGAGCTCTCTCTGATAATGGAGTGCACGGCGTGGTGGGAGTATGGTCCTGGGTGATAGTGATTGGGCTCAGGAAGAAGAGTGACTTTAGTGAAGTCATTTTAGCTGGTTTCCTCTCTTCTGTCATTGATGTGGACCATTTTTTTCTTGCTCACTCCCTTTCATTACAG GCTGCTCTGACTCTTCCACAAAGACCACTTCTTCATTGTTCTACTGTGATTCCTGTTGTGGCTGTGACATTAAAATTTATTATGCACCTTTTCAGGCTTAAGGACTCATGGTGCTTTCTTCCCTGGATGTTGTGTATATCCTGGACTTCTCACCATGTCCGTGATGGAATTCGTCATGGCCTTTGGATCTGTCCATTTGGAAAAACTGCTCCCTTGCCATACTGGCTTTATGTGGCAATCACAGCATCTTTACCTCATCTGTGTTCATTTGTTATGTATTTAACAG GAGTAAGGATCCAGATTCTTGGCTGGTGTAAgttagtgacttcagtggagctataccaACTTACACCACCTGAAGATCTAGCCTGCGGAGATGTTTTTATGGAAGAGAAACTGTAG
- the TMEM267 gene encoding transmembrane protein 267 isoform X2, whose product MLLAMASETEKAHALLQTFSTASVISSLGLGMFCFIADRLLQFPFIQQHDWLRALSDNGVHGVVGVWSWVIVIGLRKKSDFSEVILAGFLSSVIDVDHFFLAHSLSLQAALTLPQRPLLHCSTVIPVVAVTLKFIMHLFRLKDSWCFLPWMLCISWTSHHVRDGIRHGLWICPFGKTAPLPYWLYVAITASLPHLCSFVMYLTGTGELMSIKHGIRIDV is encoded by the exons ATGTTACTTGCTATGGCATCTGAGACTGAAAAGGCTCATGCTCTTCTCCAAACTTTCAGCACAGCTTCAGTTATTTCCAGTTTAGGACTGGGAATGTTCTGCTTCATAGCAGACCGACTTCTGCAGTTCCCTTTCATTCAGCAACACGACTGGCTCCGAGCTCTCTCTGATAATGGAGTGCACGGCGTGGTGGGAGTATGGTCCTGGGTGATAGTGATTGGGCTCAGGAAGAAGAGTGACTTTAGTGAAGTCATTTTAGCTGGTTTCCTCTCTTCTGTCATTGATGTGGACCATTTTTTTCTTGCTCACTCCCTTTCATTACAG GCTGCTCTGACTCTTCCACAAAGACCACTTCTTCATTGTTCTACTGTGATTCCTGTTGTGGCTGTGACATTAAAATTTATTATGCACCTTTTCAGGCTTAAGGACTCATGGTGCTTTCTTCCCTGGATGTTGTGTATATCCTGGACTTCTCACCATGTCCGTGATGGAATTCGTCATGGCCTTTGGATCTGTCCATTTGGAAAAACTGCTCCCTTGCCATACTGGCTTTATGTGGCAATCACAGCATCTTTACCTCATCTGTGTTCATTTGTTATGTATTTAACAGGTACTGGAGAACTAATGTCTATAAAACATGGAATTCGCATTGATGTCTAA